The sequence TACCTTCTCAATGAAGTCAGTCAGATTTCAAGTCtaacacaggaaaaacacaagtgttttttaaatgacTTACCAATAAATACTGCAGAAGGGATGGCATATGGGGTACTTTCAAATATATGCCACCCGTAATGTCACAAGCCTGGAAAGCAGAGAGCGTGATCAGATTGTTATGGTTTACGAGATTAACAGGGTATTTAAAATATCCACATACTGCTCAAAGCCTGCATGTTGGAACTGTCAGATTCACTGAACATATTTCCACATCCACTCTTGAAACAAAGGCAAGAAGAGAACTTAAGAACATGTCAAACTATATAGCATCGCGTATCTACAAATAAACGTAAACAGCAAATAAGAATAGGAAGTCTGTACCTGTTGTAGAAGACCTGAATCAGAGTCCAAGACACAGGCATCAATCAAAATACTctgcaagaaaagagacaaaacacatgaaaaaacagATTCCACTAGGACCATTGTAGCCTCATCAGTGTTACTGTCATGGTCTGTGTCTGCTATAAATACGCTCCACGTATAAATGCACATGCTTTTACAGCTGCAGGATCACCACACCCATAGGGAAGCTCTTTCACATGATAGGAACACAAATCCAAATTTCCAGCATCTCCCTTCTAATGCATGGTAATAAAAGAACTATCATCAAAGGTACCTCATAGACATTACCTGCAAGGAGGGACAAACGGCTACTATCTGTGCTTCCACAATAATCTTTAATTCATCTAGCAAAccctttatgtttttttttaaacttggttaCCACCTTTCACCCTGGCCACGACAGACTTCACTTCAAGGAGTCTTTAACTAGATCATAATCATAAGAGAAATGAACCATTTTGTTATCTTTGCACATTAATAAAAGATAATATCTATCAAAATGAAATGCCGGCTTCACCTGTTTCTGTGCTGCAAAGATCACATTCATGAAATTCATATATTGCAACGCACAGTCTTCTGCAGCTTTTATGACCTAAATAAAGCAATTCAAACTTGTTAACTTGCATAATATCACCAGATTTCAAGACTAAAAGAAAACTGACAACAAAAGTTCTTACCAAAATCCTTGATTTAATTTCTTGATTGGCTaaatattgcaaagaaaaagaaatacatgagTACATTGCTTCTGTCACCTGTAGTTTGCCCTTGTAATTCTGTAGCATTTAACATCTCAGATGTTAAATATCTAACATTCAGTTAAAATACGTATATGAACTATTTTGAAGTCCCAGTGGCACAGAGAGCAGCAAAAATATTCGGCAAGTATACATAGACTGATTTAGACTTGTTATGAAAGTAGACCCGTTTCATTTATTGTCCAAAAGCAGTTAGATGTCAATCAAGAAAGAAATGTTCAGAGTCGTTCATTACCAACCCACTGCTTGAAACACGTATCACAACTTCTATGGTATTTCTCACTGATTAAAGTGATCTGAAATGCATAGCTGACTGTAGTCTAATCTGCTCCTTGCAAAACTATTTGCACAAATAGCACTTTTTGTGATTATagaagaggaaaaccaaaactgaGTAAGGAATTCAACTATCATCACAGCTCTGCAGGTCATCCATTTGGAAGAGGATTTGTACATTTTGTGACTTCAAACAAGTTCCTCTCAAGCTCCAGTTACTCTGAAGAGATTCCAGTTTCAGTTTTACTCATTTCACTTGCATGCAATAGAAAATCAGAACAAGAATATGAACCAATGATCAGGTCCTTTATTTCTAATTGTGACCAAGACCTAGTTTAAACTGGGCAATTTTTAATGATCGGGATAAACCTGTACCTATTACTGCCAATTTGGGAAATGGAGGTGTGTCAAAACATATGTATATTTGTTTGTGTGTACTTAGGTATTTAAATGTTATTCTGATTCAAACACTTAAGTAACTACTCAGAACATAAGAAGAGGTGTTACCTTTTACCTCTTTGCTCATCCTGTTGATATCTACGTTAGCTGACATTAAGGAATCTACATTCTGTTCTTGGCAATAACTCCTATCCACACCACGTATTCACCACCTTAGCCAACACACATCTTAATACACGACCCACAGTTATTAGGCAGACATTTCAGTTTTGAGTCTTATGACAGAACAGGAATAGTAAAACCTATATTGAAGTATACTTAATATTATAAGAAACAATCTTAAAACTACATAAAGGCTTTGAAGATTCCATGATGAAAAGGATACAGCAAAGCGCTTTAGCAAGTGATCCTGCTAACAGGGTTTCTGTTTGCTGGCCCCTCATGTCAGCTGCAATACAAGAAGAGTTGCAAAAGTTACTTTTGTATATAAAAACAGTTGCTGAACCTGACTATACCAAATACTACAAGTTTTATCTTTGGCAAATGGTATTAATGCGGAGGGCTGGAGTGTCAAGCATAATAAACTAATCTATTTCAAACATAGAATTTGCATGatcaaaataaaggaaattccTATAACTCCTTGAGAGTCCAAGCGTTCTGCAATTCTGTGTATTAAGCctagaattttgttttccttactttttgTCATGAGGTCTTTAATCTCTTCTGCAATTGCATCATTTATTGCTGTTAACAATTCATATTTTCCATCCTTGCTACCAGAGCAATTAGATTCCATGGAGCTACCGCCATCTCCAAAGAGGTCTGCAAAAGCCCAACGCTTCCCAGGGTACAAGAAACggctgaaacaggaaaaaaacatagtATTCATGTTTTGCCTTTAACCTTGTAAGAAAAAAACACCATGAACTAATCAGCTTTAGACAGCAATACtcagaagtttaatttcaaataattttaatgctTTAGACATTAAAGAGACCATATAAGGCAGGTAATCTTCAAACCCAAAATGGAGGAAAACCCAAATTCACCTCCCCTCTTTCAAGGCACATGGCAAATAGATACCATGCCTGCACTTAGGGGTAGATCCCGAGATTCACGAATATCTGGGGAATATCCACTAAACAGGAAACTTCTGCTACTTGCATTGTCCTGCTCACTGCGTCTCTAccatcccctctctccctctccccatatatttttaagtgaaagtcTATTCAAATCTTCCTTCTGTCTTACAAACCTTTTTGCTGCTTTGTGTAAGGCACTAAATCAATTACTTCTTTCCTACACAGTTTTAGTTAATTTCTGTTCTTAAGACAATGATACATTATGCGTTTTAAACCTGGTTTCAATTATATACTTCATTCTAACATGAAAATCAGGACACAGATATAGAAAAGTGTACTTTAAACCTTTACACTGTTAAGATGCAACTATACCTTTCTTGTGTGTGACTCGCTATTACAGCGAGCCTGTTGGTACGATTCATAAATAAGTGTGAATTTCCCAGTACCATCACTGCATCGATGCATTTTGATAGGGtgaactgctgaaaaaaagaagaaagtagagCACAATAACGTTTACAGTTAAGTAACTTAGAAGAAATCTCTCAAGTAACTAAAGAACTTGAGTTTCAATACACCAGAAGAGCTTCCTTTCTTAATGGGAAGCATTAGGAAAAGAGCTTTGAAAAGTACACAATGCTGGGTCGCTATATTTAAAAGAGTATTCTAAAATCCATTATATCCGTTTTAGCAGACAATATTGGCATAGCTCAGAAATCAAAGACCAGTCCCACCTGTTGCCTaattattaagatttttttttttaaataataagttttttcattcagaaatcaCTATCAGAAGCACCAACACCCAGAGGAGGTACCTCAGCTTCTCCTTGCGCTTTCTTTCCCCACCAGATCGGGTTGGTGTCGATGACGATGACCAGCAGGCTCAGCTCGTCATCTGAAAAAGCCACAACACGGCGGGGTCACTCCAGGCTCCCTGCGAGGGCCGAGCGCCACCGGCTGAAGGCCCCCGCGCAGAGGGGCTCTCCCAGGACCGCTGGCAGCTCAGCGGAGCCGGGCGGATCCCAGCCCGCGGCGGGGACACGGGGAACCAGCCGCCGCAAGGCCGAGGGCGCCGAGCCCCGCCGGCTGCTCCCTCCCGCGCCGCCTCACCCGCGCTCATTGCCCAGCCGCAGGTACCGGCCGCTCCCGGCGCTTGGAAATGACGCCACGGCACGGCTTACGTCATCCAAACGCGTCCGTGGGACGGCGCCACGCCCAGGcgaggcgggcggcgcggcggcggccgagcgGGGAGCTGAGCGGCGCGGCCATGAGCACGGACggtgaggggagcggggagcgggcggggggcgcggggcagcGCCGCGCCTGACACGCCCCGTTGCTTTGCAGACCTGATCGAGACCTTCCGGGCGCAGCTGAGGGACGACCCCGACGTCGCTTCGGCCGTGGCCGCCATCCGCGCGCTGCTGGGCTTCCTCAAGCAGGACAGAGGTGGGCCCGGATACCCCCTCAGCTCCAGGCGGGACGGGGACGCCcctctgccccgtgtcgccccacGGCGAGGGCCGCGCCGGCTCGGCCCCGGCCATACAGCTCTGCCTCTCCGCAGGTGAGACCATCCAGGGCCTGAGGAGCAGCCTGCTGGCCGCCATCAACACCCTGTCTCGGGTGGACTCCTCGGTGGCCGTCTCCTCCGGCGGGGAGCTCTTCCTGCGCTTCATCAGCCTCACCTCCCTGGAGTACTCGGTAAGggcagccgcccccggcccggctgTGCTGCCTGCCATGGAGGGACCCTCCTGTCTGACAGCAGATATCGCCCTGTTTTTCAGGATTACTCCAAGTGCAAAGAAATCATGATCGAACGTGGGGAGATCTTCCTCAGGAAAGTCTCTCTCTCGAGGAACAAAATCGCCAAGCTGTGTCATCCTTTCATCAGAGACGATGCCGTAAGTATGCCGAGGCAGGGTCACTCTCATTACGGTGCTCTGCTGCTTGTagtaatggaaaaacagaaggGGAGGGGAGCAAAGTTTACTAACACTCACACCAGCATTGTCTGATGGTGGCTTCTGCAAGTATATAGGTGTAACAtcacctttcattttattttctcaagacTCATCTCCTCCCCCCCTACTTTGGTTTCCACACAATCCAACTTTAACTCGTGCTCTACTTCTAAGAGGTGCTGAGGAGTCACAGCTTCAAGTTTCCATTTAAAGTACTAGACCATCACCCCTCGGCCACAGAAAGCCCAGCTCACAGACTGCTTTGCTGTCCTATGGTTCATAGAATACAAGTGACACACATTATTGTTTAATGTTGGACAGTTGTGTGACATAGAAGCCATAACACCATTAACAAGAGTAAAGGTTTCCCAAAGCTCAGCAAAAAGTAAtgtctgatatttttttttgacagcgAATATTGACACACGCCTACTCAAGAGTGGTCCTCAGAGTGTTGGAAGCAGCTGTTGAGTCAAAGAAGCGATTCAGTGTTTATGTTACTGAATCACAGCCAGATCAAGCAGGGCAAGTACTCATTAATTTGTGTTTTATCTTGATTAACATGGTAAGTTCCAGCTAGCATCAAATCTGTCATACCTTAAGAAGAGTGGCTAGGCTCATTTG comes from Larus michahellis chromosome 13, bLarMic1.1, whole genome shotgun sequence and encodes:
- the EIF2B1 gene encoding translation initiation factor eIF2B subunit alpha translates to MSTDDLIETFRAQLRDDPDVASAVAAIRALLGFLKQDRGETIQGLRSSLLAAINTLSRVDSSVAVSSGGELFLRFISLTSLEYSDYSKCKEIMIERGEIFLRKVSLSRNKIAKLCHPFIRDDARILTHAYSRVVLRVLEAAVESKKRFSVYVTESQPDQAGQKMAKALRKLNIPVTVILDAAVGYIMEKVDLVLVGAEGVVESGGIINKIGTNQIAVCAKAQNKPFYVVAESFKFVRLFPLNQQDVPDKFKYKADTLKTSQNLTEEHPWIDYTSPSLITLLFTDLGVLTPSAVSDELIKLYL
- the GTF2H3 gene encoding general transcription factor IIH subunit 3 isoform X3, yielding MVLGNSHLFMNRTNRLAVIASHTQESRFLYPGKRWAFADLFGDGGSSMESNCSGSKDGKYELLTAINDAIAEEIKDLMTKTDMRGQQTETLLAGSLAKALCYINRMSKEVKANQEIKSRILVIKAAEDCALQYMNFMNVIFAAQKQSILIDACVLDSDSGLLQQACDITGGIYLKVPHMPSLLQYLLWVFLPDQERRSQLVLPPPVHVDYRAACFCHRNLIEIGYVCSVCLSIFCNFSPICSTCETAFKISLPPVMKAKKKKLKLAV
- the GTF2H3 gene encoding general transcription factor IIH subunit 3 isoform X1 — protein: MSADDELSLLVIVIDTNPIWWGKKAQGEAEQFTLSKCIDAVMVLGNSHLFMNRTNRLAVIASHTQESRFLYPGKRWAFADLFGDGGSSMESNCSGSKDGKYELLTAINDAIAEEIKDLMTKTDMRGQQTETLLAGSLAKALCYINRMSKEVKANQEIKSRILVIKAAEDCALQYMNFMNVIFAAQKQSILIDACVLDSDSGLLQQACDITGGIYLKVPHMPSLLQYLLWVFLPDQERRSQLVLPPPVHVDYRAACFCHRNLIEIGYVCSVCLSIFCNFSPICSTCETAFKISLPPVMKAKKKKLKLAV
- the GTF2H3 gene encoding general transcription factor IIH subunit 3 isoform X2 produces the protein MSADDELSLLVIVIDTNPIWWGKKAQGEAEFTLSKCIDAVMVLGNSHLFMNRTNRLAVIASHTQESRFLYPGKRWAFADLFGDGGSSMESNCSGSKDGKYELLTAINDAIAEEIKDLMTKTDMRGQQTETLLAGSLAKALCYINRMSKEVKANQEIKSRILVIKAAEDCALQYMNFMNVIFAAQKQSILIDACVLDSDSGLLQQACDITGGIYLKVPHMPSLLQYLLWVFLPDQERRSQLVLPPPVHVDYRAACFCHRNLIEIGYVCSVCLSIFCNFSPICSTCETAFKISLPPVMKAKKKKLKLAV